A stretch of Gymnodinialimonas phycosphaerae DNA encodes these proteins:
- a CDS encoding phosphoglycerate kinase yields MRFNTLDDMDLAGKLVLTRVDINVPVEDGTVTDATRIERIVPTIKDILAKGGRPVMLAHFGRPKGKVVPEMSLRVTLPALEDALGQSVTFIEKPDRATLDALPEGTVTLIENTRFTAMEEANDPKMAGFLASLGDVYCNDAFSAAHRAHASTEGVARLLPACAGRLMEAELSALDAALGTPLRPVMAVVGGAKVSSKLDLLSNLIEKVDHLVIGGGMANTFLAAQGKPVGKSLCEHDLADTARAIMAKAETTACTIHLPVDIVVAREFKAHAPSEILPADACPDDAMILDAGPATVAAFDTLLQECTTLVWNGPLGAFEMPPFDAATVRAAKLAGIATTAEDLISVAGGGDTVAALNHAGVADQFTYVSSAGGAFLEWMEGKTLPGVAALEAAKTA; encoded by the coding sequence ATGCGCTTCAACACCCTCGACGACATGGATCTGGCGGGCAAACTCGTCCTCACCCGCGTGGATATCAACGTGCCGGTGGAAGACGGCACCGTGACCGACGCCACCCGGATCGAGCGCATCGTGCCCACGATCAAGGACATTCTGGCCAAGGGTGGACGCCCGGTGATGCTGGCCCACTTCGGTCGCCCCAAGGGCAAGGTCGTCCCCGAAATGAGCCTGCGCGTGACCCTTCCCGCCCTCGAAGACGCGCTCGGCCAATCCGTCACCTTCATCGAAAAGCCCGACCGCGCCACGCTGGATGCCCTGCCTGAGGGCACCGTGACCCTGATCGAGAACACCCGCTTTACCGCCATGGAAGAGGCCAATGACCCGAAAATGGCGGGCTTCCTTGCCTCCCTTGGCGATGTCTATTGCAACGATGCCTTCTCGGCCGCGCACCGTGCCCATGCCTCGACCGAGGGGGTCGCCCGCCTGCTGCCCGCCTGCGCGGGTCGCCTGATGGAGGCGGAACTCAGCGCCCTTGACGCGGCACTCGGCACGCCCCTGCGGCCGGTCATGGCGGTCGTGGGGGGGGCCAAGGTCTCCTCCAAGCTGGATCTGCTCAGCAACCTGATCGAGAAGGTCGACCACCTTGTGATCGGCGGCGGCATGGCCAACACCTTCCTTGCCGCCCAAGGCAAGCCTGTCGGCAAGTCGCTGTGTGAACACGACCTTGCCGACACCGCACGGGCCATCATGGCCAAGGCCGAAACCACGGCCTGCACCATTCATCTGCCCGTCGACATCGTCGTTGCCCGCGAATTCAAGGCCCATGCCCCCTCCGAGATACTGCCCGCCGACGCCTGCCCCGACGATGCCATGATCCTCGACGCAGGCCCCGCCACCGTCGCGGCCTTCGATACGCTGCTTCAGGAATGCACCACCTTGGTCTGGAACGGCCCGTTGGGCGCGTTCGAGATGCCGCCGTTTGATGCCGCCACCGTGCGCGCGGCCAAGCTGGCGGGCATCGCCACCACCGCCGAAGACCTGATCTCGGTTGCGGGCGGCGGCGACACTGTTGCCGCGCTCAACCACGCGGGCGTCGCGGACCAATTCACCTACGTCTCCTCCGCAGGCGGCGCTTTCCTTGAATGGATGGAAGGCAAGACCCTGCCCGGTGTCGCGGCGCTGGAGGCCGCGAAGACCGCCTGA
- the gap gene encoding type I glyceraldehyde-3-phosphate dehydrogenase produces MAVKVAINGFGRIGRNVLRAIIESGRTDIEVVAINDLGPVETNAHLLRYDSVHGRFPATVTTTETTIDVGRGQIAVTAIRNPADLPWSDVDVVMECTGIFTSKEACQAHLENGSSRVLISAPGKDADKTIVYGVNHDQLTADDIIVSNASCTTNCLSPVAKVLNDTVGITKGFMTTIHSYTGDQPTLDTMHKDLYRARAAAMSMIPTSTGAAKAVGLVLPELNGKLDGVAIRVPTPNVSVVDLTFEASRATTVEEINAAITEAANGPLKGVLGVTDEKLVSMDFNHDPHSSIFATDQTKVLDGTMVRILTWYDNEWGFSCRMSDTAVAMGKFL; encoded by the coding sequence ATGGCCGTCAAAGTCGCCATCAACGGATTTGGTCGTATTGGACGCAACGTACTTCGCGCCATCATCGAATCCGGTCGCACCGACATCGAGGTTGTGGCCATCAACGACCTCGGGCCGGTGGAAACGAACGCCCACCTGCTGCGCTACGACAGCGTCCATGGCCGCTTCCCCGCGACGGTCACCACTACGGAGACCACCATCGACGTGGGCCGGGGCCAGATCGCCGTCACCGCGATCCGCAACCCCGCCGATCTGCCCTGGAGCGATGTGGACGTCGTGATGGAATGCACCGGCATCTTCACCTCGAAAGAGGCCTGCCAGGCGCATCTGGAAAACGGCTCCAGCCGTGTGCTGATCTCGGCGCCTGGCAAGGACGCCGACAAGACGATCGTCTACGGCGTTAACCATGACCAGCTGACGGCGGACGATATCATCGTCTCCAACGCGTCGTGCACCACCAACTGCCTGTCGCCCGTGGCCAAAGTGCTCAACGATACCGTGGGCATCACCAAGGGTTTCATGACGACGATCCACTCCTATACCGGCGACCAGCCGACGTTGGACACGATGCACAAGGACCTCTACCGCGCCCGTGCCGCGGCAATGTCGATGATCCCGACCTCGACCGGCGCCGCCAAGGCCGTGGGCTTGGTGCTGCCCGAGTTGAACGGCAAGCTCGACGGCGTGGCGATCCGCGTGCCCACCCCCAACGTTTCGGTCGTGGACCTGACGTTCGAGGCCTCCCGTGCCACGACCGTAGAGGAAATCAACGCCGCCATCACCGAGGCCGCCAATGGTCCGCTCAAGGGCGTGCTCGGCGTCACGGATGAGAAACTGGTGTCGATGGATTTCAACCACGACCCCCATTCGTCGATCTTCGCCACCGACCAGACCAAGGTCCTGGACGGCACCATGGTGCGGATCCTGACGTGGTACGACAACGAATGGGGCTTCTCCTGCCGGATGAGCGATACCGCCGTGGCGATGGGCAAGTTCCTGTAA